From a single bacterium genomic region:
- the pnp gene encoding polyribonucleotide nucleotidyltransferase produces ITMVEGESKEVDEDTLIAAIAFGHAAIREICQLQDRLIATLKKPLREYELSFADADLEAKIAEAIGDDIVRAARTPEKQERNLIRKAAAVKAMAAIGEENADKAKFVSEVLDKKLKAEMRKRLIAENTRIDGRDPKTIRQITIETRILPRPHGSALFTRGQTQALGVCTLGSKFDEQRIDALEGNYFRRFMLHYNFPSFSTGETKRQMGPSRREIGHGNLAERSISVVLPEWDAFPYTIRVVSEVLESNGSSSMATVCAASLSLMDAGVPLKRPVAGIAMGLVKEGDQAVILSDILGDEDALGDMDFKVAGTREGITAFQMDIKIQGISLDLMRRALQQAHEGRAHILGLMETALPSASPQLSDFAPKIVRVSLDQDKIGLLIGPGGKNIRELAKRTECTVDVDDDGTVVVCGLNVDGVRDAYEHVMGLMMEPEVGKIYRGRITRIVDFGAFVEILPGREGLMHISNISHERVQRVDDVVKLGEYVEVKLLAVDPMGKMDLSRKALLPDKDGVIGGTQSSEGRTRGPSRGGDRRPGGGGHRR; encoded by the coding sequence ATATAACCATGGTGGAAGGAGAATCGAAGGAAGTCGACGAAGATACGTTGATTGCCGCGATTGCTTTTGGCCATGCCGCCATTCGCGAAATCTGCCAGTTGCAGGATCGATTGATTGCAACCCTCAAGAAGCCGTTGCGCGAATATGAGTTGTCGTTCGCCGACGCCGATTTGGAAGCGAAGATTGCCGAAGCGATTGGCGACGATATCGTACGTGCCGCTCGTACCCCTGAAAAGCAGGAACGCAATCTGATTCGCAAAGCCGCCGCTGTGAAAGCGATGGCAGCAATTGGCGAAGAGAATGCCGACAAAGCAAAGTTTGTTTCTGAGGTGCTCGACAAGAAGCTCAAAGCAGAAATGCGGAAACGTCTCATCGCTGAGAACACCCGTATTGACGGTCGCGATCCGAAAACGATTCGCCAGATTACGATTGAAACCCGGATTCTACCGCGTCCTCACGGTTCGGCGTTGTTTACCCGCGGTCAAACGCAAGCGCTGGGTGTCTGTACGTTAGGATCGAAATTCGATGAGCAGCGAATCGATGCGTTAGAAGGCAACTACTTCCGCCGCTTTATGCTTCACTACAATTTCCCGTCGTTCTCTACCGGTGAAACCAAACGGCAAATGGGACCGTCGCGCCGCGAAATCGGACATGGCAATTTAGCTGAGCGTTCGATCTCAGTCGTTTTGCCGGAATGGGATGCTTTCCCGTACACCATTCGTGTCGTTAGCGAGGTGCTCGAGTCGAACGGTTCCTCTTCGATGGCAACGGTTTGCGCCGCATCGCTCTCGTTGATGGATGCGGGTGTACCCTTAAAGCGCCCGGTTGCTGGTATTGCAATGGGTCTTGTGAAGGAAGGCGACCAAGCAGTAATCCTATCCGACATCTTAGGTGACGAAGATGCCTTAGGCGATATGGACTTCAAAGTTGCTGGTACCCGTGAAGGAATCACTGCTTTCCAAATGGATATCAAAATTCAGGGAATATCGCTCGACCTGATGCGCCGTGCCTTACAGCAAGCGCACGAGGGCCGCGCCCACATCCTTGGTTTGATGGAAACCGCATTACCTTCTGCCTCACCGCAACTCAGCGACTTCGCACCGAAGATTGTTCGCGTTTCGTTGGATCAGGACAAAATCGGTTTGTTGATCGGTCCTGGTGGCAAGAATATCCGCGAATTGGCAAAACGTACCGAATGTACAGTTGATGTCGACGACGATGGTACCGTCGTAGTTTGCGGTTTGAATGTCGATGGCGTTCGCGATGCCTATGAACATGTCATGGGCCTGATGATGGAACCGGAAGTCGGGAAAATCTATCGTGGTCGCATTACCCGCATTGTCGATTTCGGCGCCTTTGTCGAAATTCTACCCGGACGCGAAGGGTTGATGCACATCAGCAACATCTCTCACGAACGAGTGCAACGGGTGGATGATGTTGTCAAGTTGGGCGAGTATGTTGAAGTGAAACTTTTGGCAGTCGATCCGATGGGTAAAATGGATCTCTCCCGGAAAGCGCTTCTCCCCGATAAGGATGGCGTAATCGGCGGTACCCAAAGCTCCGAGGGCAGAACCCGCGGACCCTCTCGTGGCGGTGACCGGCGTCCCGGCGGTGGTGGTCATCGTCGATAA
- a CDS encoding insulinase family protein: MKHSHPTDGFHRTVLTNGLRVVTEELPDARSISLGIFVEVGSRDEPAEFAGIAHFIEHMAFKGTKRRTPRQISMAIEETGGGLNAFTGREITGFHATVLSSEFATAVDVLTDIVANSTFPEKELEKEKGVVNDELRGVQETPDDLIFELWQEDVFPNHPLGRSILGMEKTLDKIDRNHLIEFVAKHYHPKRMVVAAAGNCDHDELCRMIEQKIPFQNNARPPVRNASPKLEPQEGKTQNHPSENAHLVMGLRAYSYGDKRKLPLLLLNTVLGAGMSSRLFQEIRERRGIAYNVYSFFDSYRDCGLFGIYLGTVTPKLETARAVALAQLEKIATTPLTSKELKRSKTQLKGGIILALESTASRMSRLARMELYQESYLSIDDVALKIDAVTAEEILTVAQDLWGDGKPFTETRLLPIEKK; encoded by the coding sequence TTGAAACACTCACATCCAACGGACGGCTTTCATCGCACTGTTCTTACAAATGGACTCCGGGTCGTTACCGAAGAATTGCCGGACGCTCGATCAATTTCGCTGGGAATCTTCGTCGAAGTCGGTTCTCGCGATGAGCCTGCGGAATTTGCCGGCATAGCCCATTTCATCGAACACATGGCATTCAAGGGAACGAAGCGACGAACCCCGCGACAAATCTCGATGGCAATTGAAGAGACCGGCGGCGGACTGAATGCGTTTACCGGCCGCGAAATCACCGGTTTCCATGCGACGGTATTGTCTTCGGAATTCGCCACCGCAGTGGACGTCTTAACCGATATCGTTGCTAATTCCACTTTCCCGGAAAAGGAACTCGAAAAGGAAAAGGGTGTTGTCAACGATGAGTTGCGTGGTGTGCAAGAAACCCCGGACGATTTGATTTTTGAGCTGTGGCAGGAAGATGTCTTTCCCAACCATCCGTTAGGACGTTCAATTTTAGGGATGGAAAAAACGCTTGATAAAATCGACCGGAATCATCTAATCGAATTTGTCGCCAAGCATTATCATCCGAAACGAATGGTGGTGGCGGCTGCGGGCAACTGTGATCACGATGAACTCTGCCGAATGATTGAGCAGAAAATACCGTTCCAGAATAATGCACGTCCCCCAGTTCGCAACGCATCGCCGAAGCTGGAACCGCAGGAAGGAAAAACCCAAAATCACCCCTCGGAGAATGCACATTTAGTGATGGGCCTCCGGGCATACTCCTATGGCGATAAACGAAAGCTCCCTTTGCTGTTATTGAATACGGTTTTAGGGGCTGGGATGTCGTCGCGGCTCTTTCAGGAGATTCGCGAACGGCGCGGCATTGCCTACAATGTCTACTCGTTCTTTGATAGTTACCGTGACTGTGGGTTGTTTGGCATTTATCTGGGAACGGTTACGCCGAAATTGGAAACTGCACGAGCTGTCGCTTTGGCGCAGCTCGAAAAAATTGCTACAACTCCACTGACTTCCAAAGAATTGAAACGCTCGAAGACACAACTCAAAGGGGGTATCATTTTGGCGCTTGAATCGACGGCATCACGGATGTCACGACTCGCGCGGATGGAGTTGTATCAAGAATCTTACCTTTCAATTGATGATGTTGCATTGAAAATCGATGCAGTTACCGCGGAAGAAATATTAACTGTAGCACAAGACCTTTGGGGAGATGGCAAACCATTCACGGAAACCCGTCTGCTTCCCATCGAGAAGAAATAG
- the dut gene encoding dUTP diphosphatase — translation MNPIHVQIKRVRTGFEDIPLPQPATPYSSGCDLRAAVETTIELPPMGRMLVPTSFAVAIPVGFEGQVRPRSGLALKAGISIPNTPGTVDSDYRGELQVIVINLSQETFTIHRGDRIAQLVITPVYSPQFVEVEELPESERGEGGFGHTGKH, via the coding sequence GTGAATCCCATCCACGTACAAATCAAACGGGTGCGAACCGGTTTTGAAGATATTCCCTTGCCTCAACCAGCAACACCCTATTCCTCCGGTTGCGATCTCCGCGCCGCCGTCGAGACGACGATAGAATTGCCTCCGATGGGACGTATGCTTGTACCCACCTCATTTGCGGTAGCGATTCCCGTTGGTTTTGAGGGGCAGGTGCGGCCGCGTAGTGGGCTTGCTTTGAAGGCTGGCATTTCCATCCCCAATACACCTGGAACAGTCGACAGTGACTATCGCGGTGAATTACAAGTAATCGTAATCAACTTGAGTCAGGAGACATTCACCATTCATCGCGGTGACCGAATTGCTCAATTAGTGATTACACCAGTCTACTCCCCGCAATTCGTCGAAGTAGAGGAACTTCCCGAGAGTGAACGTGGGGAGGGGGGATTCGGTCACACCGGTAAACATTAA